In Edaphobacter paludis, a single window of DNA contains:
- a CDS encoding Hsp20/alpha crystallin family protein, which yields MSTAIAIQPKTAGRSIIDFPQSRSIFDDFEAITNQIAQRAFSLFRERGTEGRDLEDWFRAESELLKPMPVELSESDKDFTVKAEVAGFSIKDLTVRAEPNSVCIHGKKQETKEEKEGKKVRYSEVSSSEICRRIDLPASINPDKVSANLNNGVLELNIPKAAPPKTIEVTAA from the coding sequence ATGTCAACCGCGATTGCCATTCAACCCAAAACCGCTGGAAGATCTATTATTGATTTTCCGCAAAGCCGGAGTATTTTCGATGACTTCGAAGCCATTACCAACCAAATTGCTCAGCGTGCCTTCAGCTTGTTCCGGGAGAGAGGCACTGAAGGCAGGGACTTGGAGGATTGGTTTCGTGCTGAGTCAGAACTCCTGAAACCGATGCCTGTGGAACTGAGTGAGAGCGATAAAGACTTCACAGTGAAGGCCGAGGTCGCCGGATTCTCAATCAAAGACCTAACTGTTCGAGCTGAACCGAACTCCGTCTGTATCCATGGCAAGAAACAGGAAACCAAAGAGGAGAAGGAGGGCAAGAAGGTCAGATACAGTGAAGTGTCATCGAGCGAGATCTGCCGGCGCATTGACCTTCCTGCCTCCATCAATCCCGACAAGGTGTCTGCCAACTTGAATAACGGTGTGCTTGAACTGAACATACCAAAAGCCGCGCCTCCGAAGACCATTGAGGTCACGGCTGCGTAA
- a CDS encoding BON domain-containing protein, with product MVDLDARSMSVETSDGTVTLYGNVHSWSELEKAERAACQAPGVQQVSNHLTIHP from the coding sequence ATGGTCGATCTTGACGCGCGTTCCATGTCTGTGGAGACAAGCGACGGAACGGTAACGCTTTACGGAAATGTACATTCCTGGTCCGAGCTCGAAAAGGCTGAACGCGCTGCCTGTCAGGCCCCCGGTGTCCAGCAAGTATCCAATCATCTGACGATTCACCCTTAG